A segment of the Agrobacterium tumefaciens genome:
CATCGCCAGGCGCGAGGATGGCAAGGGCCTTCGCCGCAAGGATTTCACAAAGTCATTGAGCGCGATCCGGACGTTGCGCAATAGGCTGGCCCATCATGAAACCGTGCTCTATTGGGATTTGCGCAAGCACTACGCCAACATCCTCCAGCTGATTATTTGGTTGTCGCCGGTGGCGGCCGACTGGTGCCGCGCTTATTGCAGGTTCGAGAGCATTTACCCGGTGGAAGGGGTTGTCCTTGAGGCATAAGGACCTTGCCGAGCGAGGCGGCTGGCTCACTTGGAAATTGTAGAAACCTGCAACCCGCAAATTTGCACCTTGCAGAATCAGCACGAATCGGCGTTTCTAGTAACTATGAATCGCGCACCTACACCTGTTCGAGAAAAAGTTGCCGCCCATCGCCAGCGTTTGCGGGAGGCTGGGCGTGTTTTTGTCAACACAGACCTGCCCGCCGACTTGGTGGACTGTCTTGATAAGATCAAGGCCAAACGTGGTGCGGCATCACGTGCGCAGCTGGTCGAAGAAGCTTTGAG
Coding sequences within it:
- a CDS encoding ribbon-helix-helix domain-containing protein; translation: MEIVETCNPQICTLQNQHESAFLVTMNRAPTPVREKVAAHRQRLREAGRVFVNTDLPADLVDCLDKIKAKRGAASRAQLVEEALRLLIEKETRA